In the genome of Haemophilus pittmaniae, one region contains:
- the argB gene encoding acetylglutamate kinase, which translates to MQNLIVIKVGGNALTELTADFYQTLSAWRAQGKQILLVHGGGNEISRYAELLQLPIIKQDGIRVTDAETLNVTKMALMGLVQPLILQQLSAHGLPALGLNAATNGLLLGDYLDKAKFAAVGQIQAVNQAFLQNILPHFIGVLAPLAMTAQGDWLNVNGDTAAANIATLLDAEKLYLLTDVEGVLEQGKLIKTLTHSEATELIEQGIITQGMQPKITAAFSAKQGGVAQVQICGQLSVAGTQII; encoded by the coding sequence ATGCAGAATTTAATCGTCATCAAAGTCGGCGGCAATGCCTTAACCGAACTGACCGCTGATTTTTATCAAACCTTGTCAGCCTGGCGGGCACAGGGCAAACAGATTTTACTGGTGCATGGCGGTGGTAATGAAATTAGTCGTTACGCCGAGCTATTACAGTTACCCATCATCAAACAGGATGGCATTCGGGTGACCGATGCGGAAACCTTAAATGTCACCAAAATGGCATTAATGGGGCTGGTGCAACCGCTAATACTGCAACAATTATCCGCCCACGGATTACCGGCCTTAGGTTTAAATGCCGCCACCAATGGTTTGTTGTTGGGGGATTATTTGGATAAGGCAAAATTTGCCGCGGTGGGGCAAATCCAAGCAGTTAATCAAGCTTTCCTACAAAACATTCTGCCGCACTTTATCGGCGTATTAGCACCATTAGCAATGACTGCGCAGGGCGATTGGTTGAATGTCAACGGTGATACTGCAGCCGCCAATATCGCAACCTTATTGGATGCTGAAAAACTTTATCTACTGACCGATGTGGAAGGAGTTCTAGAGCAGGGAAAATTAATCAAAACCCTAACTCACAGTGAAGCTACTGAGCTGATTGAACAAGGAATTATTACGCAAGGGATGCAACCAAAAATCACGGCAGCATTTAGTGCCAAACAAGGCGGCGTAGCGCAAGTACAAATTTGCGGCCAACTCAGCGTTGCCGGTACACAGATTATTTAA
- a CDS encoding acetylornithine transaminase, whose translation MSALMQTYNRFPFEIVQGEGVYLTDNFGKQYLDFTSGIGVCNLGYNHPQLNAAVNTQLGKIWHTSNLYQSSLQEKVAEKLIGNAQKQVFFCNSGTEANEAAIKLARKFTGKSKLLSFHHSFHGRSIGALSVTGNDAIKHGFGELLADIEFAPYNDDAALTQINDQLAAVILEVIQGEGGVTAANANWLQRVAQQCRAAGVLLIIDEVQTGIGRTGKLFAYQHYAIEPDIITLAKGLANGLPCGAMIANSKIAASFDYGAHGSTFGGNPLAMAAAATVLELMDAALLKNVQQKANGFYQLLEDQLSDCAAVEAISGKGLMLGIRLIESVPVKNVVEKLHQQGLLTLSARGNTLRLLPPLVISEIQLQQGLHLIKQVLSDAVAK comes from the coding sequence ATGAGCGCACTTATGCAAACCTACAATCGCTTTCCCTTTGAAATCGTGCAAGGCGAAGGCGTGTATTTAACCGATAATTTCGGTAAGCAATATCTGGATTTCACTAGCGGTATCGGGGTTTGTAATCTCGGCTATAACCATCCGCAACTCAATGCGGCAGTTAATACACAATTAGGCAAAATCTGGCACACCTCAAATCTTTACCAAAGCAGTTTGCAGGAAAAAGTGGCAGAAAAACTGATAGGCAATGCACAAAAGCAGGTGTTTTTCTGCAATTCAGGCACCGAAGCAAATGAGGCAGCAATAAAACTGGCCCGTAAATTTACCGGCAAAAGCAAACTACTCTCCTTTCATCATTCCTTTCATGGACGTAGTATTGGAGCCCTTTCGGTAACCGGCAATGATGCAATTAAACACGGCTTTGGCGAACTGTTGGCTGATATTGAATTCGCCCCTTACAACGACGATGCCGCCTTAACTCAAATCAATGACCAATTGGCAGCAGTTATTTTAGAAGTGATCCAAGGGGAAGGAGGGGTTACTGCGGCTAATGCGAACTGGCTGCAACGGGTTGCACAACAATGTCGTGCAGCCGGTGTCTTGTTAATTATTGATGAAGTACAAACCGGCATCGGCCGTACCGGTAAACTGTTTGCCTATCAGCATTATGCCATCGAACCCGATATCATTACCCTAGCCAAGGGTTTGGCGAATGGTTTGCCATGTGGTGCAATGATTGCTAACAGTAAAATTGCAGCATCCTTTGATTATGGTGCGCACGGCTCCACCTTTGGCGGCAATCCGTTAGCGATGGCTGCCGCAGCGACGGTGTTGGAGTTAATGGATGCGGCCTTATTGAAAAACGTGCAACAAAAAGCCAATGGGTTTTATCAGCTGTTGGAGGATCAATTGAGTGACTGCGCTGCCGTTGAAGCTATTTCCGGTAAGGGGTTGATGTTAGGTATTCGGCTGATTGAATCGGTACCGGTCAAAAATGTGGTAGAAAAGCTGCATCAACAAGGTCTGTTAACCCTTTCCGCGCGTGGCAATACCTTACGCTTGCTACCACCGCTGGTGATCAGCGAAATACAGTTGCAGCAAGGACTGCACCTGATTAAACAAGTGTTAAGCGATGCCGTAGCAAAATAG
- a CDS encoding YfcZ/YiiS family protein, which translates to MAIQTDKPIECVGCNTFDVNSLMDNSECSFPLEQFYATSQDAEGALEYYTAKAREIESEPCVIESAIEKVEGGYVLKAVFAFCCQAELLIFQMKIA; encoded by the coding sequence ATGGCAATTCAAACCGATAAACCGATTGAATGTGTAGGTTGCAATACCTTTGATGTAAATTCACTAATGGATAACAGCGAATGCAGTTTTCCGCTTGAACAGTTTTATGCCACCAGCCAAGATGCTGAAGGTGCTTTGGAATATTACACCGCTAAAGCCCGTGAAATCGAAAGCGAACCTTGTGTGATCGAATCGGCAATTGAAAAAGTGGAAGGGGGCTATGTGTTGAAAGCGGTTTTTGCTTTCTGTTGCCAAGCGGAATTATTAATTTTCCAAATGAAAATCGCCTAA
- the trpS gene encoding tryptophan--tRNA ligase, with protein MSKPIVFSGVQPSGELTIGNYLGALRNWVKMQDDYECIFCVVDLHAITVRQDPQALRKATLDVLALYLACGIDPNKSTIFVQSHVPEHTQLAWVLNCYTYFGEMSRMTQFKDKSARYAENINVGLFDYPVLMAADILLYQAKSVPVGDDQKQHLEITRDIAARFNALYGDIFTIPEIFLGKAGARIMSLQDPQKKMSKSDDNRNNVVTLLEDPKSVAKKIKRAVTDSDEPPVIRYDVQNKAGVSNLLDILSAVSDKSVAELEAQFAGQMYGHLKTAVADEVSQLLSGLQERFYQYRNDEALLDEILRQGAEKARARAQATLAKVYQAVGFVAAK; from the coding sequence ATGAGTAAACCAATTGTGTTTAGCGGCGTGCAGCCGTCCGGTGAATTGACCATCGGCAATTATTTAGGCGCGCTTCGCAACTGGGTGAAAATGCAGGACGATTACGAATGCATTTTCTGTGTGGTGGATTTGCATGCCATCACCGTTCGCCAAGATCCACAAGCCTTGCGCAAAGCCACGTTGGATGTATTAGCGTTGTATTTGGCATGTGGTATTGATCCGAACAAGAGCACCATTTTCGTGCAATCCCATGTTCCGGAACATACCCAATTGGCTTGGGTACTCAATTGTTATACCTACTTCGGTGAAATGAGCCGAATGACCCAATTTAAAGATAAATCCGCCCGCTATGCGGAAAACATTAATGTTGGTTTATTTGATTATCCGGTGTTAATGGCTGCGGATATTTTGCTGTATCAGGCGAAAAGCGTGCCGGTGGGCGATGACCAAAAACAACATTTAGAAATTACCCGCGATATCGCTGCTCGTTTTAATGCCCTCTACGGTGATATTTTTACCATTCCGGAAATTTTTCTTGGTAAAGCGGGCGCCCGCATTATGTCTTTGCAAGATCCGCAAAAGAAAATGTCCAAATCCGATGATAACCGTAATAACGTGGTGACCTTATTGGAAGATCCAAAATCCGTCGCTAAGAAAATTAAACGTGCGGTGACCGATTCCGATGAGCCACCGGTGATTCGCTATGATGTGCAGAATAAAGCGGGGGTCTCCAATTTATTGGATATCTTATCCGCGGTAAGCGATAAATCTGTAGCCGAATTGGAGGCACAATTTGCCGGCCAAATGTACGGCCATCTAAAAACTGCAGTTGCCGATGAAGTATCGCAGTTATTGAGTGGTTTGCAGGAACGTTTCTACCAATATCGTAACGATGAAGCATTGCTTGATGAGATCCTCCGTCAAGGTGCCGAAAAAGCCCGAGCACGTGCTCAAGCTACGCTGGCTAAAGTGTATCAAGCGGTGGGTTTTGTCGCCGCGAAATAA
- the hflD gene encoding high frequency lysogenization protein HflD: MKDYRDIVLALAGVCQAAQLINRLAVDGEVNSDAFATTLKSLLNTAPENTLDVFGGQLNHLRIGLETLIGQLNNADNNSYLTRYWLSLIGLEGKLNKNAAVKQELGQRIARLPAQLAYYDLFDSEMLANLAGIYSDLISPLGRKIHIVGSAELLQQPLIQHKIRACLLAGIRAAVLWRQVGGGKLQLLFARAKLVKTAQQLLSSIY; this comes from the coding sequence ATGAAAGATTATCGTGATATTGTGCTGGCCTTAGCCGGCGTCTGCCAAGCCGCACAGCTTATCAACCGCTTAGCGGTGGATGGTGAAGTCAATTCCGATGCATTTGCTACTACCTTAAAAAGTTTACTCAATACAGCGCCGGAAAACACCTTGGACGTGTTTGGCGGGCAACTGAATCATCTCAGAATCGGGCTAGAAACCCTCATCGGACAACTGAATAACGCCGACAACAACAGCTATCTCACCCGTTACTGGCTCAGCCTCATCGGATTAGAAGGTAAACTCAATAAAAATGCCGCAGTGAAACAGGAACTCGGCCAACGCATTGCCCGTTTGCCGGCACAACTAGCCTATTACGATTTATTCGACAGTGAAATGCTAGCCAATTTGGCGGGCATCTACAGCGATTTAATCAGTCCATTGGGACGCAAAATTCATATTGTCGGCTCTGCCGAATTGTTACAACAACCGCTGATCCAACACAAAATCCGCGCCTGTCTGTTAGCCGGTATTCGTGCCGCTGTATTATGGCGCCAGGTCGGCGGCGGTAAACTACAACTGTTGTTCGCCCGCGCCAAATTGGTAAAAACCGCGCAACAACTTCTATCCTCAATCTATTAA
- the purB gene encoding adenylosuccinate lyase: MQLSALTALSPIDGRYQDKASALRAIFSEFGLLKFRVTVEVRWLQKLAATAEISEVSALSQEANDYLNKIVAEFSLADAERIKEIERTTNHDVKAVEYFLKEKSAALAELAKVSEFIHFACTSEDINNLSHALMLKTAREEVLLPQWQQLIDEISRLANEYKTIPLLSRTHGQPASPSTVGKEMANVVYRLKRQYKQLQHNEILGKINGAVGNYNAHLSAYPNIDWHKFSEEFVTSLGLNWNPYTTQIEPHDYIAEYFDAVVRFNTIIIDFDRDLWGYIALNHFKQRTIAGEIGSSTMPHKVNPIDFENSEGNLGLANAVMTHLAQKLPISRWQRDLTDSTVLRNLGVGLGYCLIAYAATRKGISKLEVNEQHLRDELNQNWEVLAEPIQTVMRRYGIEKPYEKLKELTRGKRVDEKAMREFIEKLDIPADEKVRLQALTPATYIGAAISLVEKL, from the coding sequence ATGCAACTTTCCGCACTCACAGCACTTTCCCCTATCGATGGCCGCTATCAAGACAAAGCAAGTGCATTGCGCGCTATTTTTAGCGAATTCGGTTTGTTGAAATTCCGCGTTACGGTGGAAGTTCGTTGGCTACAAAAATTGGCGGCGACCGCCGAAATTAGCGAAGTTTCAGCTTTATCTCAAGAAGCAAACGATTACCTCAATAAAATCGTAGCAGAATTTAGTCTGGCCGATGCCGAACGGATTAAAGAAATTGAGCGCACCACCAACCATGATGTCAAAGCGGTGGAATATTTCCTCAAGGAAAAAAGTGCTGCCTTAGCGGAATTGGCGAAAGTCTCCGAATTCATTCACTTTGCCTGCACCTCAGAGGATATCAATAACCTATCCCACGCCTTAATGTTAAAAACTGCGCGTGAAGAGGTGCTACTCCCACAATGGCAACAATTGATTGATGAAATCAGTCGTTTAGCCAACGAATACAAAACCATCCCATTACTTTCCCGTACCCACGGCCAACCGGCCTCACCAAGTACTGTTGGTAAAGAAATGGCCAACGTAGTGTATCGTTTAAAACGTCAATATAAACAACTACAACACAATGAAATCCTAGGCAAGATCAACGGTGCAGTGGGAAACTACAACGCCCATTTATCCGCTTATCCGAACATTGATTGGCACAAATTCAGCGAAGAATTCGTGACTTCCTTAGGATTAAACTGGAATCCATACACCACACAAATCGAACCGCACGATTACATTGCTGAATATTTTGATGCGGTGGTGCGCTTTAATACCATTATTATCGACTTCGACCGCGATCTTTGGGGCTATATCGCCTTAAATCACTTCAAACAACGCACTATCGCAGGCGAAATCGGTTCATCCACCATGCCACATAAAGTTAATCCAATCGATTTTGAAAACTCCGAAGGCAACCTCGGCCTGGCTAACGCGGTAATGACCCATTTGGCACAAAAACTGCCGATTTCCCGCTGGCAACGCGACCTCACCGATTCCACCGTATTGCGTAACCTCGGTGTCGGTTTGGGATACTGCTTGATCGCCTATGCTGCGACCCGCAAAGGGATCAGTAAATTAGAAGTGAACGAACAGCATTTACGCGATGAACTCAACCAAAACTGGGAAGTTTTGGCAGAACCGATTCAAACCGTAATGCGTCGCTATGGCATTGAAAAACCATATGAAAAACTGAAAGAATTGACTCGCGGTAAACGAGTTGATGAAAAAGCGATGCGCGAATTTATCGAAAAACTGGATATTCCGGCCGATGAAAAAGTCCGTCTACAAGCACTAACACCAGCCACCTACATTGGTGCAGCAATCTCGCTGGTGGAAAAACTTTAA